The Clostridium sp. DL-VIII DNA window TGAAGAGAAGAATATAGAGATTACGGCTATGAATAAGCATTATATATTGGATAATTCAGATTTTACAATATATAATACATTAATATTTGGTTATGGTAATACGAAAGTTGAGCAAATGGAAAAGGGCATAAAAATGTTGGCAGATATTATAAAGTAACACATTATTTTAAGAATGAACTTGATTAATAAACATAGGGATATCAATTTAGTTATTGCTTTTCACAAGTTTTTATGAGTAACTTTATAAAATTCAAAAATTTTTATTAGAGAAAGAAAAACACTATAAATGAATTAGTATTTATGGAAATGGAGAAGCTGAGGAAGTGTTCTGCCAGGATTTAAGCCGCTTAATGAGCAGGACATTGAGAACATCTTTAAGATGTGTTTGTAATAATTAGTGAAAATAATAATGACGCACTTGCATGAAAGCAGGCGCGTTATTTTTTATAGACATTGGGGTAATTATATGTATATATTAATCTGCTAGAGATAATATTATATATTCTTTGAATGAAAACCTAGAATAATAATTTCAATATATTCTGTAAACCGTGAAACAAAATCAGGCGGTGCATCAAGTAGTTCAATCGTTTGAAATTCTTGCCTCTGGTTTTTTGCTGAGACAGCTGGAGAATATAGGCTAATAGCATAATAAATTTGATACTCGTTAAAGAGTTTAAGCTGATCACTTGATAAATCAGGAATAAATTTCTTAACAATTAAATTAAGTTTGTCAAAGCTATTAGATAAATCTTTTTTTAGTATTTCTAATGAATTTGTTGTTACATTACTCCTTAGCACTGATATGAGAATAGAAAATAATTTTAATAGGCGTTGATTTTGATATAATTGTTCTGCCCATAAGCGGCAAAAAGTTTTAAGCTCTAATCTATCATATTCTTTAAATTCATTATAGGTCTTTTTCACCCACTGATCTAAATCAGAAATCAAGATCCATAAGAAAATTTCTTCTTTTGTAGAAACATATTTATATAAATTTGCTCTTGAAAAATTTAACTCATTAGCTATCGAAGCAAGTGTGATTTTTTCTAAGGGTTCTATTTCATATAGTTTCAAAGTGGCTTCTATGATTTGATCACGACGAATGTTTTTTTGTTCTTCATTACGAGCACGTTGAAATTCCATTTCGTTACCTCCTTGATAATTAACAATTACATCATAGCAAATGAATTATAAACTTACAAGGTTAGTGATATCATTAAAAATCCATTGACAAGTTACATGGTGAAACTTATACTTAAATAAGTTTCATAGTGTAACTTATTTAAGCGAGAATATGATCATATTTATTAAAAAAGGTATTTGATATTGTAGAGAAATAGGTAATTATAGTTGATACATTTATATCAGCATTAACATATTCTTAACACTGTTTATGAGAAACAGGAGGTAACTTAGAAAATAAAATTTATATAAAATATACATAAAAACAGATAGGGGAGTAAATTAGTATGAAAGTTAAAGATTTTATGATCACTGATGTAATTTTTGCAAAGAAGGAAGATAGTATAAAAAGTGTTATGAAAATTCTAGTAGATAAAAAAATAGGGGGAGTTCCTATAGTAGATGATAAAGGAATACTTGTAGGTATAATAAGTGATGGTGATATAATAAGAAATATAAATCCAAAGGAAGAAAAAATGTATGATTTTATGTCGTATATATTTTATATTAAAAAAGAAGAATTAGAAGAAGGTATAGAATTAATAAAAGATGCAAATATTATGACCATTGCAAGACGTAATAATATTTATTGCGTTTCTCCAGAGGATAGTATGGAAAAGGTTTTATCTATGTTCTCAAAACATAATTTTAAAAAGATACCGGTAATAAATAAAGAGAGGCAAGTAGTTGGAGTTGTGAGTAGAGGCGATGTTATTAGATATGTTCAGAAAAAAATTATAGATAAAATGTAATATATTTTTAGTAGATAGAACTTACAATATATAGGTTCAATAAAACAATTTTATGTTAAAAATTATCTTAAGATCAGATCTTTAAAATGCTTGTATTTACTGTAAACTTG harbors:
- a CDS encoding TetR/AcrR family transcriptional regulator yields the protein MEFQRARNEEQKNIRRDQIIEATLKLYEIEPLEKITLASIANELNFSRANLYKYVSTKEEIFLWILISDLDQWVKKTYNEFKEYDRLELKTFCRLWAEQLYQNQRLLKLFSILISVLRSNVTTNSLEILKKDLSNSFDKLNLIVKKFIPDLSSDQLKLFNEYQIYYAISLYSPAVSAKNQRQEFQTIELLDAPPDFVSRFTEYIEIIILGFHSKNI
- a CDS encoding CBS domain-containing protein, which produces MKVKDFMITDVIFAKKEDSIKSVMKILVDKKIGGVPIVDDKGILVGIISDGDIIRNINPKEEKMYDFMSYIFYIKKEELEEGIELIKDANIMTIARRNNIYCVSPEDSMEKVLSMFSKHNFKKIPVINKERQVVGVVSRGDVIRYVQKKIIDKM